CGCGCTGGCTCACGCTCGCCGCGGAGGTCGATCTTCGCAAGGGCGGCACCATGAAGCTGGGATGGGACGCCAAGTTTCGCCGCTCCTTTGAAGTGCCCATTCTCGACTACGACGCGGGCGGCAAGGTCACCTGGGCGTGGCCGGTCGGCCTGGACGACGAAGCCGTGCCCATTGAATGGGTCGTCACGCCGGAGCCTGAGGAAGGCGCCCGCGTCATCCACCGTCACGGTCCCTTCCGGGACAACGCCGATTCCATCCTTGTGGCCGCCAACGACGCCGAGAGCTGGCGTTGGTACATGTGCAATCTTCGAACGGTCCTCGAGGCAAAAGTCGATATGAGAAAAGAGCGGCCGCTCTAGCCGCGGAAGGAATCCATGCCCCCACTTCGCACCATCTGGTTCGCCCTCGTCAGCCTCAGCTACTCCATTCTTCTCTTTGGAACCACCCTGCTTGGGTTCAAGCTCACCACGCAGAACGAAACCGGATGGGGCGCCGCCTTTCTGCCCCTGTCGCTGGCCATTCTCACTCTGGCCCTGTCGATCATGTCGGTGATGATCAAGCGCAACTACAAGGTGGGCATGATCGGCATTCACCTTGCCCTCGTCATGCCGGTCATCAGCGCCGTGCTGCTGGCGATGCGCGCCTACGACCTCTACGAGACCGGCAAGCAGGGAACGCAGGTCACCCTCTCCGCCATGATGGCGGTGACCAGCATCTACGTCTTCGTGACCATGATCCTGATTCGCCCGAAGAAAATTTCCGAGGAGCAGACCATCGACCAGGCGGAGAATGCGGGGACGCCGCTGCGGGATCTCAACAGAAACTGAAGAGGTATCTCAGCAGCAGCTGAGTCAAACCCGCGGCGAATCCCGCTGCGAGGTCGTCCAGGACAATGCCCGTGCCGCCGTGGAATCGCTGCAATCCGCCGATGGGCCATGGCTTCACAATGTCGAAAATGCGGAACAACACAAACGCGGTGCCGCCCACGACAATGGAGTGTTCAAACGCGCCGACGCCGCCCGGGGCGAGCGCCGCATCCCAGACCATCGCCAATGCCACGGCCTGACCCGCCACTTCGTCGATCACCACTTCGGAGGGATCCTTCCGGCCGATCGCCTGCTCGGCGGCGGTCCCCCACCGCACGCACATCCAGGACGCCGCCGCGGCCACGATCACCATCGTGATGATCCACACCGGTTGCGAGACGCCGATGAAGGCGAGCACGCCTGCCAGCACCACGGGCGGCAAGCTTCCCCACGTGCCCGACGCCGGTCGCATGTGACCCAGGCCGCACGCAGTCACGCCGCACCAGCGCATGGACCCGAGGGCAGGACGCAGCAAGGCAGAATTCATGAGTTGGAATCACTCTTTTTCGGTGAGCCGGGGCCCGCCAGAAGCGATCCCGCCCGCAGCAGCGCCGGAATGC
This portion of the Planctomycetota bacterium genome encodes:
- a CDS encoding SRPBCC domain-containing protein, giving the protein MVRKENDGIWVTLKETIAAHYEDVFACFTTADGLTRWLTLAAEVDLRKGGTMKLGWDAKFRRSFEVPILDYDAGGKVTWAWPVGLDDEAVPIEWVVTPEPEEGARVIHRHGPFRDNADSILVAANDAESWRWYMCNLRTVLEAKVDMRKERPL
- a CDS encoding phosphatidylglycerophosphatase A gives rise to the protein MNSALLRPALGSMRWCGVTACGLGHMRPASGTWGSLPPVVLAGVLAFIGVSQPVWIITMVIVAAAASWMCVRWGTAAEQAIGRKDPSEVVIDEVAGQAVALAMVWDAALAPGGVGAFEHSIVVGGTAFVLFRIFDIVKPWPIGGLQRFHGGTGIVLDDLAAGFAAGLTQLLLRYLFSFC